A part of Helicobacter himalayensis genomic DNA contains:
- a CDS encoding META domain-containing protein: MKTTLLSSLCENHFLFLLVALFVFVGCGAQINTLANTLSTREWEVKRLSINERAFRIQKGALLTFDIAQHRIFGNTGCNNYAATFEFGEKNISISRKTYTRKLCHDEELMYFEFEFLRNLEGEFIIASLEEYLKTLTPYQQITNPDLFKRKDSKEIIVFFNRFKAYFLTQNGAEAFEMDALPQE, translated from the coding sequence ATGAAAACCACTTTATTAAGTAGTCTGTGTGAAAATCATTTTTTGTTTTTATTGGTGGCTTTGTTTGTTTTTGTCGGCTGTGGTGCGCAAATAAACACACTCGCAAACACACTCTCTACTAGAGAATGGGAAGTGAAGCGCCTAAGTATCAATGAGCGCGCATTTCGGATACAAAAAGGCGCGCTTCTCACCTTTGATATCGCCCAACACAGAATCTTTGGTAACACCGGCTGTAACAACTATGCAGCGACTTTTGAATTTGGGGAAAAAAATATTTCTATTTCACGCAAAACCTACACGCGCAAGCTTTGTCACGATGAGGAGCTGATGTATTTTGAATTTGAATTTTTGCGTAATTTGGAGGGTGAATTTATCATTGCAAGCCTTGAGGAATACCTAAAAACGCTCACGCCTTACCAGCAAATCACTAACCCAGATTTGTTTAAGCGCAAGGATTCTAAAGAAATCATCGTATTCTTTAATCGCTTTAAGGCGTATTTTCTCACCCAAAATGGCGCAGAAGCATTTGAAATGGACGCATTACCACAGGAGTGA
- the murI gene encoding glutamate racemase, whose protein sequence is MKVGVFDSGVGGLSVLKSLLDARLFSSIVYYGDTARVPYGSKDKETIVRFCLEALEFFQAQSVDMLVIACNTASAYALDSLKKRASFPVIGVITPGVIATDNKIKDKDSQILVIATKATIHSNLYATKLQNIGFKNIQSLATGLFVPFVEEGIFSGMPLEALFEYYFKNIITPPRALILGCTHFPLIADSLKNYFGNQTLLIHSGEAIAQYIQTKYNLVQNQPLENLEFYASDAIEALKNTARLWLGKDYQVL, encoded by the coding sequence TTGAAAGTGGGGGTGTTTGATAGCGGAGTTGGCGGGCTTAGCGTTTTAAAAAGTTTGCTTGATGCGAGGCTTTTTAGCTCGATTGTGTATTATGGCGACACCGCGCGCGTGCCTTATGGGAGCAAGGATAAGGAGACGATTGTGCGCTTTTGCCTTGAAGCGCTTGAATTTTTTCAAGCCCAAAGCGTGGATATGCTTGTCATTGCGTGCAATACTGCGAGTGCGTATGCGCTAGATTCTCTTAAAAAACGCGCGAGTTTTCCTGTCATTGGCGTGATTACGCCCGGTGTCATCGCTACGGACAATAAGATAAAAGACAAAGATTCTCAAATCCTAGTCATCGCCACAAAAGCCACAATACACTCAAACCTCTATGCTACAAAGTTGCAAAATATCGGCTTTAAAAATATACAAAGCCTTGCCACAGGGCTTTTTGTGCCATTTGTGGAGGAGGGGATTTTTAGCGGTATGCCATTAGAAGCGCTCTTTGAATATTATTTTAAAAATATCATTACACCGCCAAGGGCACTTATTTTGGGTTGCACACATTTTCCGCTTATTGCAGATTCTTTGAAAAATTATTTTGGAAATCAAACCTTGCTTATCCACAGCGGGGAGGCAATCGCGCAGTATATACAGACAAAATATAACTTAGTGCAAAACCAGCCTTTAGAGAATCTAGAATTTTATGCAAGTGATGCCATTGAAGCGCTTAAAAATACCGCTAGGCTTTGGCTGGGTAAAGATTATCAAGTGCTATGA
- the rho gene encoding transcription termination factor Rho has translation MAAEKTRTHTPVDGYKLEDLKSKSVGKLIEIGKGLGIENPQEYLRQDLIFEILKTQVSQGGYILFTGTLEIMSEGHGFLRATEKSFSNSQNDTYVSQSQIRRFALRNGDIVIGQVRPPKDQERYYALLKIEAVNFISLDEIKNRPLFDNLTPLFPIEQLKLEYQSDKVTGRMLDLFSPIGKGQRALIVAPPRTGKTELMKELAHGISKNHPEVELIVLLVDERPEEVTDMERSVKGQVFSSTFDLPATNHIRVAELVIEGAKRKVEMGKDVVILLDSITRLARAYNAATPSSGKVLSGGVDANALHKPKRFFGAARNIEQGGSLTIIATALIDTGSRMDEVIFEEFKGTGNSEIVLARNIADRRIYPAFDILKSGTRKDELLLGKDKLAKVWALRNVMHQMDDIEALSFVYSKMKQTENNEEFLNAMNPQE, from the coding sequence ATGGCAGCAGAGAAAACCAGAACACACACGCCTGTTGATGGCTATAAGCTAGAGGATTTAAAAAGCAAGTCTGTTGGCAAGCTTATTGAAATTGGCAAGGGGCTTGGGATTGAGAATCCGCAAGAATATTTACGACAGGATTTGATTTTTGAGATTCTTAAAACACAAGTCTCTCAAGGTGGTTATATCCTTTTTACAGGCACTTTGGAGATTATGAGCGAAGGACACGGATTCTTGCGCGCTACGGAAAAAAGCTTTAGCAATAGCCAAAATGACACCTATGTCTCTCAAAGCCAAATACGTCGTTTTGCCCTAAGAAATGGTGATATTGTCATCGGGCAAGTGCGCCCACCAAAGGACCAAGAGCGTTACTATGCGTTACTTAAAATCGAAGCGGTAAATTTCATCTCGCTTGATGAGATTAAAAATCGCCCACTTTTTGATAATCTCACACCACTTTTTCCCATAGAACAGCTTAAACTCGAATACCAATCAGATAAGGTCACAGGCAGAATGCTTGATTTGTTTTCCCCCATTGGCAAGGGACAGCGCGCGCTCATTGTCGCACCCCCACGAACAGGGAAAACCGAGCTTATGAAAGAGCTCGCACACGGAATCTCTAAAAACCACCCCGAAGTAGAACTCATCGTTTTGCTTGTAGATGAGCGCCCAGAGGAGGTTACAGATATGGAGCGCAGTGTCAAGGGGCAGGTGTTTAGCTCGACTTTTGACCTGCCAGCGACAAATCATATCCGCGTAGCTGAGCTTGTGATTGAAGGGGCGAAAAGAAAGGTTGAGATGGGAAAAGATGTTGTGATTTTGCTAGATTCTATCACGCGTCTTGCGCGTGCGTATAATGCTGCAACGCCCTCAAGTGGGAAGGTGCTAAGTGGTGGCGTTGATGCAAATGCCTTGCACAAGCCAAAACGTTTTTTTGGTGCAGCGCGTAATATCGAGCAGGGCGGAAGCTTGACGATTATCGCCACTGCACTTATTGACACAGGCTCAAGAATGGACGAAGTGATTTTTGAGGAATTTAAAGGCACAGGGAATAGTGAAATTGTACTAGCGCGCAATATTGCAGATAGGAGAATCTATCCTGCATTTGATATTTTGAAATCTGGCACGCGCAAAGATGAGCTACTGCTTGGCAAAGATAAGCTTGCAAAAGTGTGGGCGTTGCGCAATGTGATGCACCAAATGGATGACATTGAGGCGTTGAGTTTTGTGTATTCTAAAATGAAGCAGACAGAAAACAATGAAGAATTTTTAAACGCGATGAATCCGCAAGAGTGA
- a CDS encoding response regulator — MNQCLKDLNVLYAEDDSETLKLTAMLLEDYVGNLFVAKNGREAWRLFRKHKIDLVVTDILMPKMSGLELTHFIRASERSNTPIIIISAHTEIKYLLEAIEQKVDGYVVKPINLDSLLKSMQKAILPFLQAQEIKAQNLLINAISTFVGGKKIEIIKFLIEHCDENNTFYGSYEDILHRLNVSKPTIVKTFKQLLDTGILIKIKNKVYQFHPDFVPSKS, encoded by the coding sequence ATGAACCAATGCCTCAAAGATTTAAATGTGTTGTATGCAGAGGACGATAGCGAGACGCTAAAGCTTACTGCTATGCTGCTAGAAGATTATGTGGGGAATCTTTTTGTGGCAAAAAATGGGCGTGAGGCGTGGCGATTATTTAGAAAACATAAAATTGATCTTGTGGTGACAGATATTTTGATGCCAAAAATGAGTGGGCTAGAGCTTACGCATTTTATCCGCGCTTCAGAGCGCTCAAACACCCCCATAATCATCATTTCCGCACACACAGAAATAAAATATCTCCTTGAGGCAATCGAGCAAAAAGTCGATGGCTATGTGGTGAAGCCAATCAATTTAGATTCTCTATTGAAAAGTATGCAAAAGGCGATTTTGCCATTCCTCCAAGCCCAAGAGATAAAAGCACAGAATCTGCTTATTAATGCGATTTCTACCTTTGTGGGTGGGAAAAAAATCGAGATTATTAAGTTTCTTATCGAGCATTGCGATGAGAACAACACTTTTTATGGTTCGTATGAGGATATTTTACACAGGCTGAATGTCAGCAAACCAACAATTGTAAAAACCTTTAAGCAACTTCTTGATACTGGGATTCTCATCAAGATAAAAAATAAAGTCTATCAATTCCACCCGGATTTTGTGCCGAGCAAATCTTAG
- a CDS encoding sensor histidine kinase, with protein sequence MFARITQKLQTTSIQTKNEILLYIIVGIFLLCSFTGFLALAGLKADYDSNYPSQKFSVFSINEINSLYEDALRNADSKQSDAQSSTTQELAQIRLLWEEYTENLQTQDNVHRFLHIIKQTYQNLFLRDLRAKILMLKAEQSALLQEIDSILSAHMSKEHTKLFLKLLHIDIELSSLNKEVSDSIYKSSLMLLGFFVLLLASLFFMFSKTITDSINNAYNSLEILVAQKTNELQILNTNLQKSIEYEVEQNSQKDLLIYQQARLASMGEMIHNIAHQWRQPLNALTLLIQSFQSKFKAGKLDSAFIESQTQLGLKIAKNMSETIESFSSFFRPNKEKIHFSINKAILDSLELIKSVLDDDSIKVDLDIRGDYEVLGYENAFTQVLLVLLNNAIDAFRIRKVAKNLRHIQISIHTCPSDNDESLCIRVRDNAGGILLEDINKIFEPYFTTKHKAAGIGIGLYMAKQIIEKQFYGAMGVQNIEFLDGKTYNGALFNIIIPYKQNDIKEDKLNEPMPQRFKCVVCRGR encoded by the coding sequence ATGTTTGCGCGTATAACCCAAAAACTTCAAACCACTTCTATACAGACAAAAAATGAGATTTTGCTCTATATTATTGTTGGTATTTTTTTGCTCTGCTCATTTACTGGATTTTTGGCGTTGGCGGGGTTAAAGGCAGATTATGACAGCAATTATCCAAGTCAAAAATTTAGCGTGTTTTCTATTAATGAGATAAATTCGCTTTATGAAGATGCGTTGCGGAATGCGGATTCTAAGCAAAGCGATGCGCAAAGTAGCACAACACAGGAGCTAGCCCAAATCCGCCTTTTATGGGAAGAATACACAGAGAATCTGCAGACGCAAGATAACGTGCATAGGTTTTTGCACATTATTAAGCAAACATATCAAAATCTTTTTTTGCGAGACTTGCGCGCAAAAATCTTAATGCTCAAAGCCGAGCAAAGCGCACTTTTACAAGAGATAGATTCTATCCTTAGTGCGCATATGTCAAAAGAGCACACCAAGCTTTTTTTAAAGCTTTTGCATATTGATATTGAACTTTCAAGTCTCAATAAGGAAGTGAGCGATTCAATCTATAAAAGCAGTCTTATGCTGCTTGGATTTTTTGTATTGTTGCTAGCGAGCCTCTTTTTTATGTTCTCAAAGACGATTACGGATTCTATTAATAACGCGTATAATTCCCTAGAAATCCTTGTGGCGCAAAAAACCAATGAGTTGCAGATTCTCAATACAAATTTGCAAAAATCAATCGAGTATGAGGTCGAGCAAAATAGCCAAAAAGACTTGCTCATCTATCAGCAAGCGCGCCTTGCGTCGATGGGTGAAATGATACATAATATCGCACACCAATGGCGTCAGCCACTCAACGCACTAACCTTGCTCATACAAAGCTTTCAAAGTAAGTTTAAGGCAGGCAAGTTAGATTCTGCGTTTATTGAATCTCAAACGCAGTTGGGGCTAAAAATCGCAAAAAATATGTCAGAGACTATTGAAAGCTTTAGTAGTTTTTTTCGCCCAAATAAAGAAAAAATCCATTTTAGTATCAACAAGGCGATTTTAGATTCTTTAGAGCTTATTAAAAGTGTGCTAGATGATGATAGTATCAAGGTGGATTTAGACATACGCGGGGATTATGAAGTATTGGGGTATGAAAATGCCTTCACGCAAGTGCTTTTGGTGCTTTTAAACAACGCCATTGATGCGTTTAGAATCCGCAAAGTGGCAAAAAATCTGCGACATATCCAAATAAGCATACACACTTGCCCAAGCGATAATGACGAAAGCCTATGTATCCGCGTGAGGGACAATGCAGGCGGGATTTTACTAGAAGATATTAATAAGATTTTTGAGCCTTATTTCACCACAAAGCACAAAGCTGCCGGGATAGGAATTGGGCTTTATATGGCAAAGCAGATTATTGAAAAGCAGTTTTATGGTGCAATGGGTGTGCAAAATATTGAGTTTTTAGACGGAAAAACCTATAATGGTGCGCTTTTTAACATCATTATCCCATATAAACAAAATGACATTAAGGAAGATAAACTCAATGAACCAATGCCTCAAAGATTTAAATGTGTTGTATGCAGAGGACGATAG
- a CDS encoding sigma-54-dependent transcriptional regulator: MRICYVEDDINYRKALELGFKSYPQYEAIGFKNAIEALKALQDSQPFDVIITDINMPKMDGLEFLRELQNQMRYEYKTIVITGNASVQNAIGAIRLGVKDFLIKGFDFEELVSTLERIQKEQNVRAKIQTSRADSVKKQANQPNDFNSVNVATQLDSAESKGKSAPTSPALQEVLKIAKKVAPTDASVFLMGQSGVGKDVFANFIHQHSPRAQKPFIALNMAAIPEHLLESELFGYEKGAFTDATASKPGILEDANGGSVFLDEIGEMPSSLQAKLLRVIQEKSLTRLGSSKKIPINVRFISATNANIAQKIANGTFREDLFFRLQTIPIFIPPLSERKDEILGIARNKLSQTTANYGFASKTLSKDAEAKLLEYSWPGNIRELLSVIERAVILSDGEIIDVADLALQSKERVFNAAFSANAHSLASLEKELLSRTLQEVGNDAQKASDLLGMDLKVLRQKLTQYGLL, translated from the coding sequence ATGAGAATCTGCTATGTCGAAGATGATATAAACTACCGCAAAGCCCTTGAGTTAGGCTTTAAAAGCTATCCACAATATGAAGCCATCGGCTTTAAAAATGCCATCGAGGCGCTCAAAGCCCTGCAAGATTCTCAACCTTTTGATGTGATTATTACTGATATTAATATGCCTAAAATGGACGGTTTAGAGTTTTTGCGCGAGTTACAAAACCAAATGCGCTACGAGTATAAAACAATCGTTATCACCGGGAATGCTTCCGTGCAAAATGCCATCGGCGCGATACGCTTAGGCGTGAAGGATTTTTTGATTAAGGGCTTTGATTTTGAAGAGCTTGTAAGCACGCTTGAGCGCATACAAAAAGAGCAGAATGTCCGCGCAAAGATTCAAACCTCGCGTGCAGATTCTGTTAAAAAGCAAGCAAATCAACCAAATGATTTCAACTCTGTAAATGTCGCCACCCAGCTAGATTCTGCAGAATCTAAAGGCAAAAGTGCGCCCACTTCCCCAGCCTTGCAAGAGGTGTTAAAAATCGCAAAAAAAGTTGCGCCAACTGATGCGAGCGTGTTTTTGATGGGACAAAGTGGGGTGGGTAAAGATGTCTTTGCAAACTTTATTCACCAGCATTCTCCGCGCGCTCAAAAGCCTTTTATTGCGTTAAATATGGCGGCAATCCCCGAACATTTGCTAGAATCTGAACTTTTTGGCTACGAAAAAGGCGCATTTACAGACGCCACAGCTTCAAAGCCCGGAATCTTAGAAGATGCCAATGGTGGTAGTGTGTTTTTAGATGAAATCGGTGAAATGCCCTCCAGCCTGCAAGCAAAGCTTCTACGCGTGATACAAGAAAAAAGCCTCACAAGGCTTGGTAGTTCTAAAAAAATCCCAATCAATGTGCGCTTTATATCTGCCACAAACGCTAATATTGCGCAAAAAATTGCTAATGGCACTTTTAGAGAGGATTTATTTTTCCGCTTGCAGACTATCCCTATTTTTATCCCCCCGCTAAGCGAGCGCAAGGACGAGATTTTAGGCATTGCGCGCAATAAACTTTCCCAAACCACCGCAAATTATGGCTTTGCGTCAAAAACCTTAAGCAAAGATGCTGAGGCAAAGCTCCTTGAATACAGCTGGCCCGGAAATATTAGAGAACTTTTAAGTGTGATTGAGCGCGCGGTGATTTTGAGTGATGGTGAGATTATTGATGTGGCGGATTTGGCTTTGCAGAGCAAAGAGCGCGTTTTTAATGCTGCTTTTAGCGCAAATGCACATTCCCTCGCAAGCTTAGAAAAAGAGCTACTCTCACGCACTTTGCAAGAAGTGGGCAATGACGCGCAAAAAGCAAGCGATTTGCTGGGTATGGATTTAAAAGTTCTGCGTCAAAAACTCACGCAATATGGGCTTTTATAA
- the infC gene encoding translation initiation factor IF-3, translating to MKENKDEVLLNEEINLKEVRCVGDNGEVFGVISSREALELAVQKDLDLVLISPNAKPPVCKIMDYGKFRYHQEKRQKEAKKKQKQIEIKEIKLSTQIAQNDINYKVKHAIEFLKNGKHVRFKVFLKQRELSIPDAGMDTLRKVAPMLEEVAVAEKEPKLEGRYLNVLYVPKKATTK from the coding sequence TTGAAAGAAAATAAAGACGAAGTGTTGTTAAATGAGGAGATAAACCTTAAAGAAGTGCGTTGCGTGGGTGATAATGGTGAAGTTTTTGGCGTGATAAGCTCAAGAGAAGCGCTTGAACTAGCTGTGCAAAAGGATTTGGACTTGGTGCTTATCTCGCCAAATGCCAAGCCGCCGGTATGTAAGATTATGGACTATGGCAAATTCCGCTATCACCAAGAAAAGCGCCAAAAAGAAGCAAAGAAAAAGCAAAAGCAAATCGAGATTAAAGAAATCAAACTTTCCACCCAAATTGCGCAAAATGATATTAATTATAAAGTCAAGCACGCGATTGAATTTTTGAAAAATGGCAAGCATGTGCGTTTCAAGGTGTTTTTGAAACAGCGCGAGCTTAGTATCCCTGATGCGGGTATGGATACACTGCGTAAAGTTGCGCCAATGCTTGAAGAAGTCGCCGTAGCTGAAAAAGAGCCAAAGTTAGAGGGGCGCTATTTAAACGTGCTTTATGTGCCTAAAAAAGCCACGACAAAGTAG
- the thrS gene encoding threonine--tRNA ligase yields the protein MSKNELIGKKIDGKIYDLQTLQENSLENASNSEPIYFDNSESALFILRHSCAHLLAQAIKALYKDAQFFVGPVVEEGFYYDFQTSEKISEDDFPKIESKMKEIAKCGYEIAKYSTTRKNAEQKFANDALKLAVMSRIEGDTFSFYTQGDFEDLCRGPHLPNTRFLEHFKLTKIAGAYLGGDEKAQMLQRIYGIAFADKQSLNDYLIQIQEAKKRDHRKLAVSMGLFSFDEEIGAGLPLWLPKGARLRRNIESLLTKALIKREYEPVRGPEILKSEVWKKSGHYANYKENMYFTTIDEVEYGIKPMNCVGHIKVYQSSPRSYRELPLRFYEYGVVHRHEKSGVLHGLLRVREFTQDDAHIFCTPEQIKNEINQIIDFTKSIMEAFNFSYEMELSTRPQKSIGSDEIWESATNALKSALKENNIAYKVDEGGGAFYGPKIDIKITDALKRKWQCGTIQIDMNLPERFELSYTDEHNQPQTPIMIHRAILGSFERFIAILTEHFAGEFPLFIAPTQICLIPIGEAQSAYAKSLRQRISAQSGAYVEILDKNETLSKRIRTAEKQHIPLIIVIGEQEVTSKILAVRDRTKREQYSLSEEEFIQMLQIKLSEVSF from the coding sequence ATGAGTAAAAATGAACTTATTGGGAAAAAGATTGATGGCAAGATTTATGATTTACAGACTTTGCAGGAAAATAGCTTAGAAAACGCGTCAAATAGTGAGCCGATTTATTTTGATAATTCAGAATCCGCGCTTTTTATCCTCCGCCATTCTTGCGCGCATTTGCTCGCTCAAGCAATCAAAGCACTTTACAAAGACGCGCAATTTTTTGTTGGACCGGTGGTAGAAGAAGGCTTTTATTATGATTTTCAAACGAGTGAGAAAATTAGTGAAGATGACTTTCCAAAGATAGAATCTAAAATGAAAGAAATTGCAAAGTGTGGCTATGAGATAGCCAAATACTCTACCACGCGAAAAAACGCCGAGCAAAAGTTTGCAAATGACGCGCTTAAACTCGCGGTGATGAGCAGAATTGAAGGCGATACCTTTAGCTTTTATACGCAAGGTGATTTTGAAGATTTATGCCGAGGACCACATTTGCCAAATACGCGCTTTTTAGAGCATTTTAAGCTTACCAAAATCGCTGGGGCGTATCTTGGTGGGGACGAAAAAGCTCAAATGTTGCAGAGAATCTATGGCATCGCCTTTGCCGATAAGCAATCGCTTAATGATTATCTTATCCAAATACAAGAAGCTAAAAAGCGTGATCATAGGAAATTGGCTGTGAGTATGGGGCTTTTTAGCTTTGATGAGGAAATCGGCGCAGGGCTACCTTTATGGCTGCCAAAGGGTGCGAGGCTACGTAGAAATATAGAATCTTTACTTACCAAAGCCCTTATTAAGCGCGAGTATGAGCCCGTGCGCGGACCTGAGATTCTCAAAAGTGAAGTGTGGAAAAAAAGTGGGCATTACGCAAACTATAAGGAAAATATGTATTTTACAACCATTGATGAAGTGGAATATGGCATTAAACCTATGAATTGTGTTGGGCATATCAAGGTCTATCAAAGCTCGCCACGAAGCTACCGCGAGTTGCCTTTGCGCTTTTATGAATATGGCGTGGTGCATCGACACGAAAAAAGTGGTGTGTTGCACGGGCTTTTGCGCGTGAGGGAATTTACCCAAGATGATGCGCATATTTTTTGCACGCCAGAGCAGATCAAAAACGAGATTAACCAAATCATTGATTTTACAAAAAGCATTATGGAGGCGTTTAATTTCAGCTATGAAATGGAGCTTTCCACCCGCCCACAGAAATCAATTGGGAGTGATGAAATTTGGGAAAGTGCGACAAATGCGCTCAAAAGCGCGCTAAAGGAAAACAATATCGCCTACAAAGTCGATGAAGGCGGTGGCGCATTTTATGGACCAAAGATTGATATAAAAATAACAGATGCGCTCAAGCGCAAATGGCAGTGTGGCACGATACAAATTGATATGAATCTGCCTGAACGTTTTGAATTAAGCTACACAGATGAACATAATCAGCCTCAAACGCCCATTATGATACATCGCGCGATTTTGGGGAGTTTTGAGCGTTTTATTGCAATTTTGACAGAGCATTTTGCTGGCGAGTTTCCGCTTTTCATCGCGCCTACGCAGATATGCCTTATCCCTATCGGTGAGGCTCAGAGCGCATATGCAAAGAGCTTGCGCCAGCGCATTAGCGCGCAAAGTGGCGCTTATGTGGAAATTTTAGACAAAAACGAAACGCTTTCAAAGAGAATCCGCACTGCAGAAAAACAGCATATTCCGCTCATTATTGTCATCGGCGAGCAAGAAGTTACAAGCAAGATTCTCGCGGTGCGCGATAGGACAAAGCGCGAGCAATACAGCCTAAGTGAGGAGGAGTTTATACAAATGTTACAAATCAAATTAAGTGAGGTCAGCTTTTGA
- the frr gene encoding ribosome recycling factor, protein MSDEISQILKRTQESMEKSLNALKKDFSALRSGRVSTARVDSIKADYYETPTPLSQMSSIVVQDASTLVITPWDKGLLKAIERALQEANIGATPNNDGESIRLNFPPMTKEQRVEIAKEAKAMAEKGRVAVRNIRQDSNNALKKLEKAKTITEDACKKAHENVQKHTDDFVKKIDDALKAKEDEILKV, encoded by the coding sequence ATGAGTGATGAAATTTCGCAGATTCTTAAACGCACACAAGAGAGTATGGAAAAGTCGCTTAATGCGCTAAAAAAAGACTTTAGCGCGTTGCGTAGCGGGCGTGTATCCACCGCGCGCGTGGATTCTATTAAAGCGGATTATTACGAGACGCCAACACCGCTTTCACAAATGAGCTCTATTGTCGTGCAAGATGCTTCAACGCTTGTCATAACGCCGTGGGATAAGGGTTTATTAAAGGCAATTGAGCGCGCTTTGCAGGAAGCAAATATCGGCGCGACACCAAATAACGATGGAGAATCTATCCGTCTAAACTTCCCACCAATGACAAAAGAGCAACGCGTAGAAATCGCCAAAGAAGCCAAAGCTATGGCAGAAAAAGGGCGCGTAGCGGTGCGAAATATTAGGCAAGATTCTAATAACGCGCTAAAAAAACTTGAAAAAGCAAAGACCATCACAGAGGATGCTTGCAAAAAGGCGCATGAGAATGTTCAAAAGCACACAGATGATTTCGTGAAAAAGATCGATGACGCACTCAAGGCAAAAGAAGATGAGATTTTAAAGGTTTAA
- the secG gene encoding preprotein translocase subunit SecG has protein sequence MAFILLIVQIVLVFLITIMVLLQKSSSLGLGAYSGSNESMFGAKGPAGFLAKATIFLGLLFLVNTIALGYLYNKQTSLTDSIQSGAQNGLQVTPAENPFAMPDSPLVPAENTPADDALNSASTQAQPQ, from the coding sequence ATGGCGTTTATTTTGCTTATAGTTCAGATTGTTTTAGTGTTTTTAATCACCATTATGGTGCTTTTGCAAAAAAGCTCAAGCCTCGGACTTGGTGCGTATAGTGGAAGTAATGAAAGTATGTTTGGCGCGAAAGGTCCTGCGGGATTTTTGGCAAAAGCCACTATATTTTTAGGCTTGCTTTTTTTGGTAAATACCATTGCGCTTGGCTACCTTTACAACAAACAAACAAGTCTTACGGATTCTATTCAAAGTGGCGCACAAAACGGCTTACAAGTAACACCGGCTGAAAACCCTTTTGCAATGCCGGATTCTCCTTTAGTGCCAGCTGAAAATACACCCGCAGATGACGCCCTAAATAGCGCTAGCACGCAAGCGCAGCCACAATAA
- a CDS encoding rhodanese-like domain-containing protein, with protein MLVSAQEFLAESDIIIDVRSPSEYALSHIPNALNLAVLNDVQRHRIGTLYKQNPFSAKMLGASLICENIARFLPQLESLQITPRKNHRNPLRAWRYAQPFIAEHFTKYWLSYIAFEKRIQSLS; from the coding sequence ATGCTAGTTAGCGCGCAGGAGTTTTTAGCAGAATCTGATATTATCATCGATGTGCGCTCCCCTAGCGAGTATGCGCTTTCTCATATCCCAAATGCGCTCAATCTCGCGGTTTTGAATGATGTGCAACGTCATAGAATTGGCACGTTGTATAAGCAAAATCCCTTTAGCGCAAAAATGTTAGGTGCGAGCCTTATTTGTGAAAATATCGCTAGATTCTTGCCGCAGCTAGAATCTCTACAGATAACCCCCCGCAAAAATCATCGGAATCCACTGCGCGCGTGGCGGTATGCGCAGCCTTTCATTGCAGAGCATTTTACAAAATATTGGCTTTCGTACATTGCGTTTGAAAAACGGATACAAAGCCTATCGTAA
- a CDS encoding acyl-CoA thioesterase, with translation MEDVFDTRSLTMSILASPNLANFSGVVHGGELMKLLDQVAYTCATRYCGHGVVTLSVDNLIFKHPIPIGSLMIFLASVNYVGKTSCEVGIKVISEDIKNRFVTHCNTCYFTMVAIDTKTGEKKPIPPFTPKTPMEIRRYEAALQRKGTRKENVRNFQTIQNNATQQDLR, from the coding sequence ATGGAAGATGTATTTGACACAAGATCGCTCACGATGAGTATTCTTGCAAGTCCGAATTTGGCGAATTTTAGCGGTGTGGTGCATGGGGGAGAATTGATGAAATTGCTTGACCAAGTCGCCTACACTTGCGCCACGCGCTATTGTGGGCACGGCGTGGTGACTTTGAGTGTGGATAATCTTATCTTTAAACACCCTATCCCTATCGGTTCGCTTATGATTTTTCTTGCGAGCGTGAATTATGTCGGCAAGACAAGTTGCGAGGTTGGGATAAAAGTCATTAGCGAGGATATTAAGAATCGCTTTGTTACGCATTGCAATACTTGCTATTTTACGATGGTAGCCATTGATACAAAAACCGGCGAGAAAAAGCCAATTCCGCCATTTACGCCAAAAACGCCTATGGAAATCCGCCGCTATGAAGCCGCATTGCAACGCAAAGGCACGCGAAAGGAAAATGTGCGGAATTTCCAAACTATACAAAATAATGCAACACAGCAGGATTTGCGCTAA